Proteins encoded together in one Fimbriimonadia bacterium window:
- a CDS encoding DEAD/DEAH box helicase family protein: MSSQFSFLESEFPELFESAQRAEETACSDPRASCFYARRALELAVNWAYEHDPILQLPYREDLSALIHEPTFRNMVGQAVFYKCRAIKDLGNHAVHSQKPMTTKESVSAVRELFHVTYWFVRTYAKGNRPEPGLSFDPGALPKTTAVPKQTLAQLQGLNDELAAERERLFAALAEKETLDDELKRLRAEVAAAKKDNEATPDTHNYSEAETRDLFIDLLLREAGWVLDKKEDTEYEVAGMPNAENKGFVDYVLWGDDGKPLGLVEAKKTRRDARVGQHQAKLYADCLETRFGQRPVIFYTNGYEHWIWDDAMYPPRSVQGFYKKSELELLIQRRQTRRSPAAVKINEKIVDRYYQTRAIRRIGEAFEKDHSRRALIVMATGAGKTRTVIALVDLLMKANWAKRMLFLADRTALVNQAVNAFKRYLPDAAPVNLVTEKNAEGRVYVSTYPTMLGLIDATNGAERRFGVGHFDLVIIDEAHRSVFMKYRAIFDYFDSFLVGLTATPKDEVDRNTYKLFELEDGVPTDAYPLSEAVADKYLVPPKSVSVPLKLPSQGITYDLLSDEEKERFELTDWKDRAEDVLASGRVEPTAVNQWLFNEDTVDKVLKHLMERGLKVDGGDKLGKTIIFAKNHDHAVFIAERFNKNYPKYRGEFARVIDFQVEYAQDLIDRFSNPNKLPQIAISVDMLDTGIDVPEVVNLVFFKQVRSKTKFWQMIGRGTRLCPNLFGPGLDKEFFYIFDYCGNLEFFSQQLDGTEGTSGASLSQRLFAARLKLLAAISGSKEGAKAVKEHLAQYGSEPMTDEQVFQSILEILKAEVGSMNTDNFIVRAKRRLVEKYQNADEWLSLDEEKLSELEHEIAGLPSEKEPEAVETKQFDLLILRLQISTLKGTNAFKRMKQQVQEIAALLEESSSIPVIKEQLSLIQDLQSDGWWDDVTVPMLETVRLRLRNLVKLIEHRKGSPVFTDFTDEMGDEADIDLPGFTDAISFERFKEKARAFLRSHQDRESIQKLRLNEPLTEADLEDLEQILIESGAGTEQTIEKAAEGGLGLFVRSLVGLDREAAKSVLNEFLAGKTLTASQIEFVNMVVDYLTEYGVMEPRALYESPFTDISPLGPDGLFESGVVDRLVGALQTIRMRTFLPASKLG, encoded by the coding sequence ATGAGTTCGCAGTTCAGCTTCCTTGAATCCGAGTTTCCAGAGCTCTTCGAATCCGCCCAACGGGCGGAGGAGACGGCATGCTCAGACCCTCGGGCGTCGTGTTTCTATGCTCGACGAGCTCTCGAATTGGCCGTGAACTGGGCTTATGAGCACGATCCGATCCTACAGCTCCCTTACCGGGAAGATCTGAGCGCTCTGATCCACGAACCAACGTTCCGAAACATGGTCGGCCAAGCGGTGTTCTACAAGTGCCGCGCGATCAAGGATCTTGGGAACCACGCCGTGCACAGCCAGAAGCCGATGACCACGAAGGAGTCGGTCTCCGCCGTTCGCGAGCTCTTTCACGTCACGTACTGGTTTGTCCGAACCTACGCCAAGGGAAACAGACCCGAGCCCGGACTCAGCTTCGATCCCGGAGCGCTTCCGAAGACGACGGCCGTCCCCAAGCAGACGCTGGCACAGCTTCAGGGCCTCAATGACGAGCTCGCTGCAGAGCGAGAGAGGCTCTTCGCAGCTCTTGCCGAAAAGGAGACGCTTGACGACGAGTTGAAGCGCCTCCGGGCCGAGGTGGCGGCCGCGAAGAAAGACAATGAGGCCACACCCGACACTCACAACTATTCCGAGGCTGAGACGCGAGACCTCTTCATTGACCTGCTTCTCCGAGAGGCCGGCTGGGTACTCGACAAGAAAGAGGACACAGAATACGAGGTCGCTGGCATGCCCAATGCCGAGAACAAAGGCTTCGTGGACTACGTGCTCTGGGGCGACGATGGCAAGCCGCTTGGCTTGGTTGAGGCGAAGAAGACGAGGCGAGACGCCCGGGTCGGCCAGCACCAAGCGAAGCTCTACGCCGACTGCTTGGAAACCAGGTTCGGCCAACGTCCCGTGATCTTCTACACGAACGGCTATGAACACTGGATTTGGGACGACGCGATGTATCCGCCTCGATCCGTGCAGGGTTTTTACAAGAAGTCTGAATTGGAGCTGCTGATCCAGCGCCGCCAGACCCGCAGAAGCCCCGCGGCCGTGAAGATCAACGAGAAGATCGTGGACCGTTACTACCAGACGCGAGCGATTCGGCGGATAGGCGAGGCGTTCGAAAAAGACCACTCACGTCGAGCGTTGATTGTCATGGCGACGGGAGCCGGAAAGACCCGAACGGTAATTGCTCTTGTAGACCTCCTGATGAAGGCCAATTGGGCCAAGCGGATGCTGTTCCTGGCCGACCGTACCGCGCTCGTGAACCAAGCGGTGAACGCATTCAAGCGGTACTTGCCGGACGCGGCGCCGGTGAACCTGGTGACAGAGAAAAACGCAGAAGGTCGGGTCTACGTTTCAACCTATCCGACGATGTTGGGCCTGATCGACGCGACTAATGGAGCGGAGCGTCGGTTCGGAGTTGGCCACTTCGACCTGGTGATCATCGACGAGGCGCACCGATCGGTGTTCATGAAATATCGTGCGATCTTCGACTATTTCGACAGCTTCCTAGTTGGGCTGACGGCAACGCCGAAAGACGAAGTTGACCGCAACACTTACAAGCTCTTCGAACTGGAGGACGGAGTGCCAACGGACGCGTATCCGCTGAGCGAAGCGGTTGCCGACAAGTATCTGGTTCCGCCGAAGTCAGTCTCCGTGCCCTTGAAGCTCCCCTCGCAGGGGATCACCTACGACCTGCTTTCAGATGAGGAGAAGGAACGCTTCGAGCTGACCGACTGGAAGGATCGAGCCGAGGACGTGTTGGCTTCAGGACGCGTCGAGCCGACCGCAGTGAATCAGTGGCTCTTCAACGAGGACACGGTGGACAAGGTGCTGAAGCACCTCATGGAACGGGGCCTGAAAGTGGACGGCGGCGACAAGTTGGGCAAGACGATCATCTTCGCCAAGAACCACGACCACGCCGTCTTTATCGCCGAGCGCTTCAACAAGAACTATCCAAAATATCGCGGAGAGTTCGCCCGCGTGATCGACTTCCAGGTCGAATACGCTCAGGATCTTATTGACCGATTCAGTAATCCGAACAAGCTGCCACAGATCGCGATCTCGGTTGACATGCTCGACACGGGGATCGACGTGCCCGAGGTCGTCAACCTTGTTTTCTTCAAGCAGGTTCGCTCCAAAACCAAGTTCTGGCAGATGATCGGCAGAGGAACCAGGCTTTGCCCGAACCTCTTCGGGCCAGGGCTCGACAAGGAGTTCTTCTACATCTTCGACTATTGCGGGAATCTGGAGTTCTTCAGCCAGCAACTCGACGGTACAGAAGGCACTTCCGGGGCATCGCTTTCACAGCGTCTGTTCGCGGCCCGATTGAAGCTGCTAGCCGCGATTTCGGGATCGAAGGAAGGTGCCAAAGCGGTCAAGGAGCACTTGGCGCAGTACGGTTCGGAACCGATGACTGACGAGCAAGTCTTCCAGTCGATCCTCGAAATATTGAAAGCAGAAGTTGGATCGATGAACACCGACAACTTCATCGTCCGTGCGAAGCGCAGATTGGTCGAGAAGTATCAGAACGCCGATGAGTGGCTCAGCTTGGACGAGGAGAAGCTCTCGGAACTTGAACATGAGATCGCCGGGCTACCCAGCGAGAAGGAGCCGGAGGCGGTCGAAACAAAGCAGTTTGACCTTCTCATCCTCAGACTGCAAATCTCGACGTTGAAGGGGACGAACGCTTTCAAGCGCATGAAGCAACAGGTTCAGGAGATTGCGGCCCTGCTTGAAGAGTCTTCCAGCATCCCCGTCATCAAAGAGCAGCTGAGCCTCATCCAAGACCTGCAGTCGGACGGTTGGTGGGATGACGTGACCGTGCCGATGCTAGAAACCGTAAGACTCAGACTCCGAAATCTCGTTAAGCTTATCGAGCATCGAAAGGGCAGTCCCGTGTTCACGGACTTCACCGACGAGATGGGAGACGAGGCTGACATTGATCTGCCCGGATTCACGGATGCAATCAGTTTTGAGCGATTCAAGGAAAAGGCCAGAGCATTCCTGCGGAGTCACCAGGACCGAGAGTCCATCCAGAAGCTTCGGCTGAACGAGCCCCTGACCGAAGCTGACCTCGAAGACCTCGAGCAGATCCTCATAGAAAGCGGTGCCGGAACTGAGCAAACGATCGAGAAGGCTGCAGAAGGTGGGCTAGGGTTGTTTGTGAGATCCCTGGTTGGCTTAGATCGCGAGGCGGCCAAGTCGGTGCTGAACGAGTTTCTAGCGGGCAAGACGCTGACCGCCAGCCAGATCGAGTTTGTGAACATGGTCGTGGACTACTTGACTGAGTATGGCGTCATGGAACCTCGTGCCCTTTATGAATCCCCGTTCACTGACATCAGTCCGCTTGGACCGGACGGGCTATTTGAGTCTGGAGTCGTTGATCGGCTTGTCGGGGCTCTTCAGACAATTCGGATGAGAACCTTCTTGCCAGCCTCAAAGCTTGGTTAA
- a CDS encoding AAA family ATPase encodes MSQWIDSPLEEEEADELGRGPFAALIATALLAENKKRATIVGLTGGWGTGKSTVANFVVSRVRAANKDIEIIRFEPWMVSTSEALAREFFKELGKAVLPKSDTKEAKEKRARFYKYTALTLDALALTTDAGNTLGVPFAGVTTKALRGSKKAIDLAAKGLEAQAHQPTLREARETLSKALVDLEKPVVVVIDDIDRLNTDEVRTVFQLIKACADFPNVRYLLLYDRDQVVHALKDSVNDAEAFLEKIVGQIFDLPLATKKQREIVLARNLEALGIHELEGKPLERLQEVFRSVLLPGLPTVRHVKRYVGTVASLLPGVVVDQYRNVDPADYLALEFLRQYVPKLYNVLREEEAPVPGGLVFEIAHSEKLAERRKQSREEAIPEYEPMRSLATEALAILNDDVDNYAGVRRAWTLRQHTERRFASEHWKPVYFGFHSGRAALKDEDWSDMRTTLGQQTQDYPWLDRLSNAEDRTIFARAVADRAIDLSIDEAKKLFEVIVAWGEKQASEPYDNFANVMDPMGAVWLIGTSCLVRIAKAENAVQVVLDVLDKTNAVGCIGYICGMEHEQIKKLHGQGDWTTSDRFAALSEKLTPMLRHAVESEAVFDHPSPDEFLLAWNWLDGQEAYKKWFDEMSSDPARLAKYVNHVMAIMRKQQGFSGWGGELDSPFFKGLEALEDSLLTEDGLWARDFCIKSMRRNARFHSGEILEDDKQEEDSATDDGGREKQ; translated from the coding sequence ATGAGCCAATGGATCGACAGCCCGCTTGAAGAGGAAGAAGCGGACGAACTTGGTAGGGGACCCTTTGCTGCCCTCATTGCCACCGCACTTTTGGCGGAAAACAAGAAGCGAGCGACGATCGTAGGCCTTACCGGAGGTTGGGGTACAGGAAAGAGCACCGTCGCCAACTTTGTCGTCAGCCGAGTCAGGGCCGCGAACAAAGACATCGAGATCATTCGCTTTGAGCCATGGATGGTGAGCACTTCGGAAGCCCTTGCTCGGGAGTTCTTCAAGGAGCTTGGAAAGGCTGTGCTTCCAAAGAGCGACACGAAGGAAGCCAAGGAGAAGCGTGCCCGATTCTACAAGTACACGGCCTTGACGTTGGACGCACTGGCTCTGACCACCGACGCTGGCAACACCCTTGGAGTCCCGTTCGCCGGGGTTACCACAAAAGCGCTCCGGGGGAGCAAGAAAGCCATTGACCTAGCCGCAAAGGGACTCGAAGCTCAAGCGCACCAGCCGACTCTCCGAGAAGCTCGCGAAACGCTGAGCAAGGCACTGGTTGACTTAGAAAAGCCGGTCGTGGTGGTGATCGACGATATTGACCGGCTCAATACAGACGAAGTCCGAACTGTGTTTCAACTCATCAAGGCATGTGCTGACTTTCCGAACGTCCGCTATCTACTGCTCTATGATCGAGACCAAGTTGTCCACGCGCTCAAGGATTCTGTCAATGATGCCGAGGCGTTCCTGGAGAAGATTGTTGGGCAGATTTTCGATTTGCCTCTGGCGACAAAGAAGCAGAGAGAAATAGTTTTGGCTCGGAATCTTGAAGCGCTTGGCATCCATGAGCTGGAAGGCAAGCCGCTTGAGCGGCTCCAAGAAGTGTTTCGTAGTGTGCTCTTGCCTGGGTTGCCGACTGTTCGTCATGTCAAGCGGTATGTGGGCACCGTTGCGTCACTTCTCCCAGGCGTGGTAGTGGATCAATATCGCAATGTCGATCCTGCCGACTACTTGGCGCTTGAGTTCCTTCGACAATATGTTCCGAAGCTATACAACGTGCTCCGAGAGGAGGAGGCACCTGTTCCCGGGGGCCTTGTTTTCGAGATCGCACACTCTGAGAAGCTTGCCGAGCGACGCAAGCAGTCGCGGGAAGAAGCGATCCCGGAATATGAGCCCATGCGATCATTGGCGACTGAAGCACTCGCCATTCTAAACGACGACGTCGACAATTACGCCGGCGTTCGCCGTGCTTGGACTCTGCGGCAACATACTGAGCGGCGCTTTGCTTCCGAGCATTGGAAGCCAGTGTATTTCGGATTTCACTCGGGCCGAGCGGCCCTAAAGGATGAGGACTGGAGCGATATGCGGACGACGCTCGGTCAGCAAACTCAGGATTACCCTTGGCTTGACCGTCTTTCCAACGCCGAAGACCGCACAATCTTTGCCCGTGCCGTAGCCGACCGAGCGATTGACTTGTCGATAGACGAAGCTAAGAAGCTGTTTGAAGTCATCGTCGCCTGGGGCGAGAAGCAGGCTTCTGAACCTTATGACAACTTTGCCAATGTCATGGATCCGATGGGCGCAGTTTGGCTAATCGGGACGTCGTGTCTCGTTCGCATCGCCAAGGCAGAGAACGCTGTCCAAGTCGTACTCGATGTATTAGACAAGACGAACGCCGTGGGTTGTATTGGCTACATCTGCGGAATGGAGCATGAGCAGATAAAGAAGCTTCACGGGCAGGGAGATTGGACTACGAGCGACCGTTTTGCAGCGCTCTCTGAAAAACTGACGCCCATGTTGCGTCATGCCGTTGAATCGGAAGCCGTGTTCGATCACCCGAGTCCTGACGAGTTCCTCCTGGCTTGGAATTGGCTCGACGGCCAAGAGGCTTACAAGAAGTGGTTTGACGAGATGTCGTCAGATCCTGCTCGATTGGCAAAATACGTGAACCATGTGATGGCGATCATGCGCAAGCAACAGGGCTTCTCAGGATGGGGCGGCGAATTGGATTCCCCCTTCTTCAAGGGGCTCGAAGCGCTAGAAGACTCGCTGCTAACCGAAGATGGCCTTTGGGCGCGGGATTTCTGCATCAAATCGATGCGGCGAAACGCCCGATTCCACAGTGGCGAGATATTGGAGGATGACAAGCAGGAAGAAGACAGTGCCACTGACGACGGGGGCCGCGAGAAGCAGTAG